A segment of the Panicum hallii strain FIL2 chromosome 1, PHallii_v3.1, whole genome shotgun sequence genome:
CACCGTCCGTGACGCCCGGGGGCTGGACAACCTCGCCATCAATTCCGATTCTCTCCGGCAAGTGGCGCTCTCTGATCTGCGTGGATTGCGGCAGCTCACCATTGTGGCGCCGGCTCTTGAGGACTTTAACATTACGCATTCCTTCTTCCACAATCAGAGTCAGCCGGTTGCCAGCATCTCAGCCCCTCAGCTGGCAACCCTTGAGTGGATGGATCCGTATGACCCAAGCTCCGTCCATCTTGGCGAGATGGAACATCTCCAGTTGCTGAggcctttcttctttcttgtATATGGACATGAGGGCTGGACACACAATCAATCGTGTTTAAGTCTCTTGCGTCGTTTCAAGTTCATCGAACGTCTTATCCTCACACTGACCTATCTGTGGGTGAGTCCACTTCCTCTCTTATGCAAATTTTCAGTGTGTGCATGTTTTCCTTGCCTGGGCACGGATATGAAAACTGGACACCAATATCCATCCAATTGTGCAATCGGAGCAAGCATTGTCCTAAAGCATCAATGCAATTAACACTAGAACATTATTCTTACATTGACAAGGAAGATAAAATTAAGCACTTAAGGCATACCATATCTAAGCCTTTTTTATTAGAAAACAATGTAGCTTCACTTCAAGTAAGGAATTCCTGGTTGGCTGTTTATCTAACACAAATTGTGGGGATACACAACTTGCTTGCAAACTAGCCATACAATTTTTTTTCTTCATACTCACAGTTAAGTTGTAACAAGCACTTCCTACATGGTAGCAGCAATGGTCACCTTATTAGAGCTAGTGAGCTACGCTGTTGTCTCTTTCTAGTTGTTATATAGGACCcttctttttatttttctatgACTTGTCATTGACACACAGAACATGGATTACTGTCACTACGTGATGGAGGATATGACAATGCTCCCGGACATCATGATTTTGCATCTGAATGTATTGGCAAATGGACATGCATTTGGGGCCAGTGCATTTCATGTTCTCAGGATGTGTTCTGGTATAAGAAGGCTGGTGCTGGCATTGTTTGCTCCTACTGAGGTGGAGGTAAGGCTATCATTTGTTTATCCAATATGCATTTGTATTTCTTGGCTCACCATGGCCTGATCTGTTAGTGCCCCCTAGGCATTCATTCTTATATTTTTTCCAAAAGTGATGGCTGATAAATTGTTAGAGGTATGTATTTATGCATATGCATAAATGTGTGATTACTCCGTAGTATTGTAGGTTTTTCTGCATCTGTGCCTTTACCTCTTCCCTTTGGGGCTATGCAATACAATTGAGTTACATTTTGTAACACTAATGACAACACTGTGCTCTATAGTTTACAGTTTTGACTGAGTGTTCTACTATTTAGGTTCCTGAATATTTGTTTTTTATTAAATTATTGTCTGTCTGGCAGTGTTTCATTAAAAAAACATACATATGGCAGTGAGCAGCAAATTAACTGAGTTATTGCTTGGGAGGCTTGATCTTGACAACTAGGAGTTAGGAGTTGGTAAATAATATACCAGAGGCAGTTTAGCTAATGCCCATAATTTGTAAAAGGTTCCATACTTGCATGCATTGGATAACCTAAGCCCTATGGTCAATTGAAAATCTTCTTGAACATTATTGACATCATAATCATGTCCGCTATACCACTTTGTCTTAGCTCAGAACAATCATATTGCTGCACATCTGTTGGCTTCGAAGTGATGCCGAGGAGGAATCCTTTTGCAAATCTTGCGTTGTCTTTGATTGCATTTTTGATTATTTGGGCACTCAgataatttttcaaatttcctGTCTGTTTATTCCATGCAACAATATCAGTTAATCGTACAGTTACAGTTTTTTGCGTTCCTTGTTCCAGGCACAAACTACGTGCCCACCAGGTTGCATTTGCTGTGAGCAACAAAACTGGGAAACCGAGCCCCTGTTGTTGAATCGCCTCCAGGAAGTAGAAATCATTCGGTTGAGAGGGTCCGAACATGAAGTTACTTTTGTGAAGCAGCTGTTCATTTGGGCAACAGCATTAGAAAAGATGACAGTAACTTTCGACGACTCAGTTACTGAAAGCGTGGCCAAGGAGTTGTCCGAGGTGCTACGAAGCTTCTGTAGGCCAGAAATACACATGGAAATTCACACGTATGAGGACATGATCAAGATGATGTATGCACCCGAAGACATGCACCGGCTTATCGCGATGTTGTCGTAGTTTTCCTCTCTGTTATGTAGTGCAGTGGTTGAGATCATCAAAATGCTACAGCACTTCCTGCTGGCATGCTGAGGAGGTGGAGATCAGTCTTGTTTGGATCATCAATCCAATGACTCTGTAATTGGACATTCGCAAGCCTTTCAGAAAAATGGCCAGGATGATCTTTCACTAGCTGTAGCGATTTCTAAATGGTCTTTTTTCTTTCCAACGCTCAAACCTCATTGTTCAGTTAACCTAATTGATCGTTGAAGTAGCAAATTTTCCCAACAGTAAAAGTTTTACTGTTCCAGTATCCAGTACTGCAACTCAACGTTCTTCCGTATTTTGAGAGATACCTCTCCGTCCTAAATTATTATTAGTCTTTTTGACTTTTTTGACTTATCTAGATGTATAGTTTTTATTATGCATATAGATATATTATGTCTATGTACGTAGCAAAatttatgtatctagaaaagctaaaatgaTTAATAATTTAGGATGGATGGAGTAAAAATTTGTTTCCCAATGAAGATAATTGGATCGTTGAAGCTGACATGCAGGAAAGAAAAAAGAATTGAAAcgcccgcctccaccgccgacgGGCTTACCGCCGGCCAACCTCCCTCTACGATCCGAGAATAAGGAAACCCACCCAAGCTAAACTACCTTGAGTTCACTAATCAATAATCACTCCGTAACCTGAAATCCATCCAGTTTTTAGACGTATGCAAGGTATAGGTATGAAAATATGATCCCCCAACTGGAGGCTATTCACAGCAACGCACGTGCAGTCACGTCGCGTAAGGCCAACGACAGCCCCTGCTCCCGCCACCGTCAACCTTCCTCATCTCCGGCAGCGGCAGCTGCCGGAGACGCTGTCCTACCATCCATCACCATCGTCGAGTTACTCCGCCCCCACCCTAGTCCTGGCTCACCGGTTGTCTATCCgaccgacggcgaccggcgTCTCCTGCCACCTTGCCGCACCGCCCACTCAACCTGCCGCCATATGCCGCCATTGTCGGTTGTACCTACCGCTCCCACCTCTGCCGGCCACTGGAAGACCCCCTCCCCGAACTCGAGCCGCCGCTGCGCGAGGTAGAAGAAGAGGAgttcggccccacctgtcggcgacGTCGCGTGGCTTCTGCGACTTCTCGTCATTCATAAACAATTTGTCGGACAGTATTAGTATCCCCGAGACGAAGCACAAGCCTTGCAAGGATAATTCATTTCCGCATGTATTTCCATAAGGAAGAAGCAAAGCCCAGCTCAACTATAACTATTTTTTTGAGAGGCCCAACTATTACTAAAACAGCGAGTATTCAGCCCACTATCACCTCGGCCCACTTACCATTGGATTCCCTATTGGGCCAACGCGTCGTTAACGCAGACGGAACCACGATTATTTTCCGATCAATCCCCGAAACCCCTTGCTCAGCTTGTTCTGTCGTCTCGGCCTTCGCCTCGCTCTCCATCCATCCCCTGCCCTTGCCATCACCTCCGTCCCAAACTCCCAAATCCGCGGCGACCTCAACAGAAAAATAAAAGCCGCCTCCTTTACCAAACGCAGAAGCAAAATTCGCGGATTGCCCCACCCGATCGCCGGCGAATCGACCCGACGCGGCCCGACCGAACGGCCCATGGCCGGAACCGAGCGGCCCCACCGCCCGATCGACCCGCCgcggccgggcgccggcgccggcgactcGCCGGCGAGGTGGGACGACGACTGCGACCGCGTCGAAGGCCTGGCGGTGAGCTCCCCCACCTTCCTTCCCTCACCCGGTTTCGTCTCTGAGAAGTCTGGTTGCGTGTACGGTTCGTTTAGCCGAGATGAGATGAGTTGGTCCTGCTGAGGAGCTCGTAGGTTGTTCCGGGCTAAAAATAGGGGGATTTCGGGTGCATTGCTTGGCGCCAACTTAGGATGCTCCAATTGGTTATTAGGGTTATGCGAGGAGCGAAAAGTTTCAAGTATTTATGGGCGCGTGTGGCTTGTGCTGCGCGgtgtttggggggggggggggggggggggggcggggtgggaagaaaaaaaaaatccaaaattgCTTTGCTAGGTTTTGTTTTTTAGCATGTGTTTCGACGCTAGAGCCGTGCTGAGATGGAGTGGACTAGTTATGGTCTTTTCTGGCTGGAGTTGAAGTCTAAGTACGATCAATCAATCAGCTTTCCCGGACCGAGTTTCTGTTATGGCTCAATTTTGCTTTCCTAATATAGGGACTCCACATATTTGACCAAGAGGAAGAAGAGTCACCAGCCAAAAATGGCACAGCCAACAGCCATGATACAACCGAAACTTTCATAGAGACAGAACCAGGAAAGTGTTTCTATGATGAACCGCTTCATGAGCATACAGGCATCTGGGTGCCTGTTTCTGTCCCTCCCATGACGGCGCAGGACCGTGAGGAGTGGCACAGGGGGTTTGGTTGCAATGGCGGGTACTTCCCGGAAGAAGAGTTTAGCTGGGAGCTGGATGAAGAGAATAAAGAGATGACAATGTGGGATGTGTTTGCCGATATGGTTGTTGCGGCAAAAGATAAAGTGATATCTGCTGCAACATATGATTTTGGGAGGTGCGGGATGTCAGTGGTATCCAACTTCTTTCTCCAAGAAGCCTGGAAGGATATGGCGCAAACACTTGCAGATGCCAATGCTGGTATTGCAAACGAGCTACTTGAGACAGAGCCAACAAAGTGGTTGCCTGACAGTGCTGCTACCTCTTGCATGCTCTGCGGCGTGCGGTTTCATCCTATAATGTGCTCTCGCCATCATTGTCGTTTCTGTGGTGGAGTATTTTGTAATGGTTGTACAAAGGGTAGAAGCTTAATGCCTCCAAAATTTAGGACTTCAGAACCTCAAAGGGTTTGTGATGTATGTGGAGTGCGGCTTGAGAGTATACAACCGCAATTGATGAATCAGATCAGCCGTGCGTCTCAACTTCCAACTCGGGATGTGACAGACCTGAGTACCTTGAGGTCATGGTTGAACTTCCCTTGGGCACACACAATGGAATATGAGATATACAAAGCTGCAAATTCTTTACGCAGCTACTGCAAGGTatgcctttttcttttttggctTACTTTTGACTAATCAGTTCAATATGTTTCCTTGTGCTTCTCTTTACCACTTGATTTATCATGTTTTCTTCTTATTAAATGTTAAACTTAAGTGTCGATGTTTGACACCAAATGCTGATATGATTTGTAATGCTACAGCAATTTTTGTATTAGTACGTTGTTTTTGATAAATTGACATCAGGAAAAGTGGATTCGCATATTACTGTCTGCAGAACTGCTGATTTGTCCATTGCTCTGAGCCTGTCAGGGGTACGGTACTATCAAAATTATTTTCTTTCATGTAATTCAGGTGGGAGGACTGAAGCCAGAAAAGGCTATCCCTGATGCTATTCTTAGACAAGCAAAAGGTTTTGCTATAGTTACTGTAGTAAAGGTCGGGATGATGGTTACATATAAGCTTGGTACTGGGTTGGTTGTTGCTCGAAGGGTCGATGGCTCCTGGTCACCTCCTTCAGCAATCTCCACCTGTGGTGTTGGATATGGAGCTCAGGTGACAGATTTTCAAGTTTCCTTTACATGGAAGGACTTCTTGTATCGAACTAGCACTTTCTAACAAATCAGATATTTCCTTGATTCTCCCATCAGGCTGGAGGTGAGATAGCTGACTTCATCATTGTGCTGAGGAATACGGATGCCATCAGAACATTCAGTGGAAAGGCACATCTATCTGTTGGTGCTGGTGTTAGCGCTTCTGCTGGTCATGTCGGACGAGTAGCTGAGGCTGACTTCCGTGCTGGTGATGGTGGCTATGCTGCATGTTACACATACAGTTGTAGCAAAGGTATGTTTCAAATTGCTATTAGCTGTAAGCCTGTGACTACAGTCCATGTAGTTAATATGGGAAACAGTTaacacattcaattttgaaggCATTTTTATTGTTAGAGGCAGTATGCGATACTGACTTAGTTTGCTGATGGTACTggtagttttttttttgagacaAATGGTACTGGTAGTTTAAGCAGTTAATAGTTTCTTAATGAAAAGTTGAAGAGATACAATTTTTTCATGCAAATTAGAGAGAAGTGCATTACATTACAAAGTTTTAACTTTTAAGCCTGCTAATTCATACAAATAAAAGGTGCATTACACCCTGTTTGCTTTGAGGAGATTCTATCTTTATCCCTCTAAAACTTAGTTTTTTTTAATATAT
Coding sequences within it:
- the LOC112893819 gene encoding putative F-box/FBD/LRR-repeat protein At5g22670 codes for the protein MVVMCVWDQIQFLVRSMEPGGEVATKRPKLSSDVSAGAGSEDRLSALPDDILVLILRHLPTTAAARTSVLSHRWRRIWTLLPELRFPSATDPHQIGHALQVHEAALRCLFVLTRDAGPDSVTAWLPVAARRLSGFLFFQNLERQRSAQERNEEEAAQRGAFEFPCLERATNVSLHLGFLGLAVPPAGVFARLTELCLSRVRFHAPGLLGDAVSSLRCPCLQKLTVRDARGLDNLAINSDSLRQVALSDLRGLRQLTIVAPALEDFNITHSFFHNQSQPVASISAPQLATLEWMDPYDPSSVHLGEMEHLQLLRPFFFLVYGHEGWTHNQSCLSLLRRFKFIERLILTLTYLWNMDYCHYVMEDMTMLPDIMILHLNVLANGHAFGASAFHVLRMCSGIRRLVLALFAPTEVEAQTTCPPGCICCEQQNWETEPLLLNRLQEVEIIRLRGSEHEVTFVKQLFIWATALEKMTVTFDDSVTESVAKELSEVLRSFCRPEIHMEIHTYEDMIKMMYAPEDMHRLIAMLS
- the LOC112874249 gene encoding uncharacterized protein LOC112874249 isoform X1, which translates into the protein MAGTERPHRPIDPPRPGAGAGDSPARWDDDCDRVEGLAGLHIFDQEEEESPAKNGTANSHDTTETFIETEPGKCFYDEPLHEHTGIWVPVSVPPMTAQDREEWHRGFGCNGGYFPEEEFSWELDEENKEMTMWDVFADMVVAAKDKVISAATYDFGRCGMSVVSNFFLQEAWKDMAQTLADANAGIANELLETEPTKWLPDSAATSCMLCGVRFHPIMCSRHHCRFCGGVFCNGCTKGRSLMPPKFRTSEPQRVCDVCGVRLESIQPQLMNQISRASQLPTRDVTDLSTLRSWLNFPWAHTMEYEIYKAANSLRSYCKVGGLKPEKAIPDAILRQAKGFAIVTVVKVGMMVTYKLGTGLVVARRVDGSWSPPSAISTCGVGYGAQAGGEIADFIIVLRNTDAIRTFSGKAHLSVGAGVSASAGHVGRVAEADFRAGDGGYAACYTYSCSKGAFVGCAFNGSIVSTRDTENARFYGGPVKATDILLGSMARPPAASPLYKALSELMDRVGK
- the LOC112874249 gene encoding uncharacterized protein LOC112874249 isoform X2; this translates as MAGTERPHRPIDPPRPGAGAGDSPARWDDDCDRVEGLAGLHIFDQEEEESPAKNGTANSHDTTETFIETEPGKCFYDEPLHEHTGIWVPVSVPPMTAQDREEWHRGFGCNGGYFPEEEFSWELDEENKEMTMWDVFADMVVAAKDKVISAATYDFGRCGMSVVSNFFLQEAWKDMAQTLADANAGIANELLETEPTKWLPDSAATSCMLCGVRFHPIMCSRHHCRFCGGVFCNGCTKGRSLMPPKFRTSEPQRVCDVCGVRLESIQPQLMNQISRASQLPTRDVTDLSTLRSWLNFPWAHTMEYEIYKAANSLRSYCKVGGLKPEKAIPDAILRQAKGFAIVTVVKVGMMVTYKLGTGLVVARRVDGSWSPPSAISTCGVGYGAQAGGEIADFIIVLRNTDAIRTFSGKAHLSVGAGVSASAGHVGRVAEADFRAGDGGYAACYTYSCSKERWSSFEVPWACSCFARVVWTSAMLKAL